From one Perca flavescens isolate YP-PL-M2 chromosome 4, PFLA_1.0, whole genome shotgun sequence genomic stretch:
- the psmf1 gene encoding proteasome inhibitor PI31 subunit — protein sequence MAGLEVLYTCVGGSITCPQDAVVCFVHWEMIKNGYRCIGSGDEARSSDKKSELLPADWSSNKELYSLRYKAKDSDAQLLFKAIAVDSTLIFNLMNSSTQQVSDLTVNISDHVDADQLHIFDSVFKDVDSLSEKVKTQLLPPQDRPTGQRMSRRDAEDEEQRRRREDSDPLRIPNRQPRQGPPPHWADPMVPPFAAGGADLDPFGTRGGGGMIVDPLRSGYPRSGLDPSSGIPDILPPGAVPPGARFDPFGPPGRRRPGPDPDHMPPPGYDDMFM from the exons ATGGCAGGCTTAGAGGTGTTATATACGTGTGTCGGTGGCAGCATTACCTGTCCACAGGACGCCGTTGTCTGTTTCGTTCACTGGGAAATGATAAAAAACGGATACAGGTGCATCGGGTCTGGAGACGAG GCACGCAGCAGTGATAAGAAGTCCGAGCTGCTGCCTGCTGACTGGAGCAGCAACAAGGAATTGTACAGTCTGCGGTATAAAGCCAAAGACAGTGACGCCCAGCTGCTGTTCAAAGCCATCGCTGTCGACTCCACCTTGATCTTCAACCTGATG aactcCAGCACACAGCAGGTGTCAGACTTGACGGTGAACATCAGCGATCACGTGGATGCTGATCAGTTGCACATATTTGACAG TGTGTTCAAGGATGTAGACAGTCTGTCAGAGAAGGTGAAGACTCAGCTGCTGCCCCCCCAGGACAGACCGACAGGACAGAGGATGAGTCGGAGGGATGCGGAGGATGAGGAGCAGAGGCGGAGAAGAGAGGACAGCGACCCCCTCCGCATCCCCAACAGACAGCCTCGCCAGGGACCCCCGCCACACTG GGCCGACCCCATGGTTCCTCCGTTCGCAGCTGGAGGAGCAGATCTGGATCCCTTCgg GACCCGTGGCGGCGGCGGGATGATCGTTGACCCGCTGAGGTCGGGGTATCCTCGCTCTGGGTTGGATCCCTCCAGCGGGATACCGGACATTCTGCCTCCCGGAGCTGTTCCCCCGGGGGCTCGCTTCGACCCGTTTGGACCCCCCGGACGACGCAGGCCAGG gccGGACCCAGACCACATGCCCCCACCCGGCTATGACGACATGTTCATGTAG